In Dyadobacter sp. NIV53, a single window of DNA contains:
- a CDS encoding GtrA family protein: MTLRKKDKIFNVKDLIVYFLVAGTGAVVQLLCSSLFQDWFNLTFQESILPAYAASFVVGFALTKLFAFDARKSNQSRREMVKFLMVAAFSGFITYIFSTAAYYISNHYFAKYNFVLPYSNKDVNVNDMICYLVGMGFSFISNYIFHKTFTFKSTGFYDRLKVLIR; this comes from the coding sequence GTGACCCTAAGAAAAAAAGATAAAATTTTTAACGTCAAAGATCTCATCGTTTATTTCCTTGTAGCGGGTACAGGAGCCGTAGTTCAATTACTTTGCAGCAGTTTATTTCAGGACTGGTTCAATTTAACTTTCCAGGAATCTATATTACCAGCTTATGCTGCATCCTTTGTGGTAGGTTTTGCATTGACCAAATTATTCGCATTTGACGCACGTAAATCAAACCAGAGCAGGCGGGAAATGGTCAAATTCCTGATGGTGGCTGCGTTTTCCGGTTTTATCACCTATATATTTTCGACTGCCGCTTATTACATTTCAAACCATTATTTTGCCAAATACAATTTCGTCCTCCCCTATTCAAATAAAGATGTAAATGTCAACGATATGATCTGTTATCTTGTCGGAATGGGATTCAGTTTTATAAGTAATTACATATTTCACAAAACATTTACTTTCAAAAGCACCGGCTTTTATGACCGCCTGAAAGTACTCATCCGGTAA
- a CDS encoding type I restriction enzyme HsdR N-terminal domain-containing protein has product MEPLNLPAFDYKVKHVNGKPYIFDIIRKKYVSLTPEEWVRQHFIHLLITQYKYPKSLFAIETGMRYNKLAKRTDIMVLATDGSPFLLVECKAPFIKIGEAALAQISRYNFTLRPTYLAATNGMSHYCFQAIDGQVHYMDDFPVYGV; this is encoded by the coding sequence ATGGAACCATTAAATCTCCCCGCGTTTGATTACAAAGTTAAGCACGTAAACGGGAAACCATATATTTTTGATATTATACGTAAGAAATACGTTTCGCTTACGCCGGAAGAGTGGGTACGCCAGCACTTTATACATTTATTGATAACCCAATACAAATATCCAAAGTCCCTGTTTGCCATAGAAACCGGAATGCGCTATAATAAGCTGGCAAAAAGAACAGATATTATGGTTTTGGCAACTGATGGATCACCATTTTTACTCGTAGAATGTAAGGCTCCTTTTATAAAAATAGGCGAAGCTGCACTTGCACAAATAAGCCGTTATAATTTCACATTACGCCCCACTTATCTTGCTGCGACAAATGGAATGAGCCATTATTGTTTTCAGGCAATTGATGGTCAGGTTCATTATATGGATGACTTTCCGGTTTATGGAGTTTGA
- a CDS encoding SMP-30/gluconolactonase/LRE family protein → MGKVIYEDPSFAKLLPKTTKIEVLASGFEWSEGPVWNKEDGYLLFSDVPKNTIYKWEEKNGISVFLQPSGYTGLGDYSDERGSNGLLIDNKGRLISCEHGDRRIAAMPMNVGGKVTLSDNFEGKRLNSPNDVVQHPVNGNYYFTDPPYGLLKKQDDPSRELQQLGVYRIGSNGKTTLQIKDLTRPNGLAFSTNGKILYVAQSDPEKAIWMSYPVAANGNIGKGKLLYDATDMVKAGLQGLPDGFKIDKDGNLWSSGPGGLLILSPEGKLLGRIEMGELTSNCAWGNDGSTLYLTVDGYLCRIKTNTKGAGW, encoded by the coding sequence ATGGGAAAGGTCATATATGAAGATCCGTCATTTGCAAAACTCCTTCCTAAAACAACCAAAATTGAGGTTCTTGCATCCGGATTCGAATGGAGCGAGGGGCCGGTCTGGAATAAAGAAGATGGTTACCTGCTTTTTTCGGATGTACCAAAAAATACGATTTATAAATGGGAAGAAAAGAACGGGATTTCTGTTTTTTTACAGCCATCGGGTTATACCGGCCTGGGAGATTACAGCGATGAGCGCGGAAGTAACGGATTATTAATTGATAACAAAGGCAGGCTTATATCGTGTGAACATGGTGACAGGCGCATTGCTGCTATGCCGATGAATGTTGGTGGCAAGGTCACATTGAGTGATAATTTTGAAGGAAAACGACTTAATAGCCCAAACGATGTAGTACAGCATCCGGTCAATGGGAATTATTATTTTACTGATCCGCCTTATGGTTTACTCAAAAAACAGGACGACCCTTCCCGTGAGCTTCAGCAATTAGGCGTGTATCGTATCGGATCAAACGGCAAGACCACTTTACAAATTAAAGATCTGACCAGGCCAAACGGTTTGGCTTTTAGTACCAATGGTAAAATTTTATATGTTGCTCAGTCCGATCCGGAAAAAGCGATCTGGATGTCCTATCCGGTTGCAGCAAATGGAAATATCGGGAAAGGAAAATTACTTTATGATGCTACCGATATGGTAAAAGCCGGTTTGCAGGGTTTGCCGGATGGTTTTAAAATTGATAAGGATGGAAATCTCTGGTCATCCGGACCAGGCGGTTTGCTAATTTTGTCACCCGAAGGAAAACTATTGGGCAGAATCGAAATGGGCGAACTTACTTCCAACTGTGCATGGGGAAATGATGGTTCAACCCTATACCTCACTGTTGACGGTTATCTTTGCAGGATTAAAACAAATACCAAAGGAGCAGGCTGGTAA
- a CDS encoding AMP nucleosidase: MTTKEQIVENWLPRYTGTPMEEFGKYILLTNFGNYVTMFAEKFGVPVKGQGRAMQTATAKDITIVNFGMGSPMAATVMDLLSAINPKAVLFLGKCGGLKKTQVGDLILPIAAIRGEGTSDDYMPAEIPALPSFRLQSTVSASIAKHKLDYWTGTVYTTNRRIWEHDDTFKEYLREIRAIAIDMETATIFIVGFANAIPHGALLLVSDNPLVPEGVKTEESDKKVTNNFVKTHLEIGIEALTELARSGESVKHLRFES; encoded by the coding sequence ATGACGACAAAAGAGCAAATCGTTGAGAACTGGCTTCCCCGTTACACTGGTACGCCCATGGAAGAATTTGGGAAATATATCCTTCTTACCAATTTTGGGAATTACGTAACAATGTTTGCAGAAAAGTTTGGAGTACCGGTAAAAGGGCAGGGGCGTGCTATGCAAACTGCTACTGCAAAGGATATTACTATTGTTAATTTTGGGATGGGAAGTCCTATGGCTGCTACGGTAATGGATTTGTTGTCTGCCATCAACCCCAAAGCCGTATTGTTTTTAGGTAAATGCGGCGGCCTTAAGAAAACTCAGGTAGGGGATCTTATACTTCCAATTGCGGCTATTAGAGGAGAAGGTACCAGTGATGATTATATGCCTGCAGAAATTCCTGCACTTCCCTCTTTTCGTTTGCAAAGTACCGTTTCTGCAAGTATAGCCAAGCACAAACTGGATTACTGGACAGGTACAGTTTATACCACGAACAGAAGAATTTGGGAGCACGACGATACTTTTAAGGAATATCTGCGTGAAATAAGAGCTATTGCTATTGATATGGAAACGGCCACTATTTTCATTGTGGGTTTTGCGAATGCTATTCCGCACGGAGCTTTGCTGCTTGTATCGGACAATCCATTGGTACCGGAAGGTGTAAAGACAGAGGAAAGCGATAAAAAAGTGACAAATAATTTTGTCAAAACACATTTGGAAATTGGCATTGAAGCACTAACGGAACTAGCCAGATCAGGGGAATCGGTAAAACACCTTAGATTTGAAAGTTAG
- a CDS encoding globin → MEERSLYERIGGDEALKLLTDRFYDLVFEHELISRLFKSDKNEIREKQRLFLTQFLGGPQLYSEVHGHPMMRARHMPHVITEDDAVAWLQCMSAAVGELPIDKELKGRII, encoded by the coding sequence ATGGAAGAGAGATCTCTTTATGAAAGAATAGGCGGGGATGAGGCCTTGAAATTACTTACTGACCGGTTTTACGATCTGGTTTTTGAGCATGAGTTAATTTCACGGCTTTTTAAAAGTGATAAAAACGAGATCAGGGAAAAGCAGCGTTTGTTCCTCACTCAATTTCTGGGAGGGCCGCAACTTTATTCCGAAGTACATGGCCATCCGATGATGCGCGCCAGACATATGCCGCATGTCATTACTGAGGACGATGCCGTAGCATGGCTGCAGTGTATGTCAGCGGCAGTAGGCGAATTGCCTATTGACAAAGAACTCAAAGGACGAATTATTTGA
- a CDS encoding nucleoside triphosphate pyrophosphatase — translation MLSLNKPLILASNSPRRKQLLNKAGFTFAVEVLPTDETYPENLLPGEIAGYISHRKAEMFQGTHGDKLVLTADTVVIKENHILGKPKDKEDALRMLNLLSGTTHEVITAVSLLADETITTLSDVALVSFRKLELTEINHYIEQYKPFDKAGSYGIQEWIGMIGIDKIEGSFYSIMGLPVHVVYQMLKPYMTRFSK, via the coding sequence ATGCTTTCCCTCAATAAACCGCTTATACTTGCATCTAACTCTCCCAGAAGAAAACAATTGTTAAATAAAGCCGGGTTTACATTTGCTGTTGAAGTTCTGCCAACGGATGAAACTTATCCTGAAAATTTACTGCCTGGTGAAATTGCCGGTTATATTTCTCACCGGAAAGCTGAAATGTTTCAGGGAACACATGGCGACAAACTGGTTTTGACTGCTGATACCGTGGTAATTAAGGAAAACCATATATTAGGAAAGCCAAAAGATAAAGAAGATGCACTCAGAATGCTGAATTTACTGTCAGGCACTACCCACGAAGTAATAACAGCGGTGAGTTTGCTGGCAGATGAAACCATAACGACCTTATCCGATGTTGCACTTGTTTCTTTCCGCAAATTGGAGTTAACCGAAATAAACCATTATATTGAGCAATATAAACCATTCGATAAGGCGGGTTCATATGGCATTCAGGAATGGATTGGAATGATTGGGATTGATAAAATCGAAGGTTCGTTTTACTCCATTATGGGACTTCCTGTTCATGTCGTTTACCAGATGCTTAAACCATACATGACCCGGTTTTCCAAATAA
- a CDS encoding MarR family transcriptional regulator, with protein MELFREHDLTLQQYNVLRILRGQQSNAIKVSDIAERMLDKNSNTSRLVDKLLVKGLAERTSCPSDRRAVDVIITEHGLDLLAKIDPLLEEWENKMSATITPEEAESISALLDKMRKSDNN; from the coding sequence ATGGAGCTTTTCCGGGAACATGATTTAACGCTTCAGCAATACAATGTGCTTCGCATTTTAAGAGGGCAGCAATCCAATGCAATTAAGGTAAGTGATATTGCGGAGCGAATGCTCGATAAAAATTCAAATACTTCCCGGCTGGTTGATAAGTTACTCGTAAAAGGTTTGGCAGAACGCACTTCCTGTCCGAGTGACCGCCGTGCCGTAGATGTGATTATTACAGAACATGGATTGGATCTTCTGGCGAAAATTGATCCGTTACTCGAAGAATGGGAAAACAAGATGAGTGCTACTATTACTCCCGAAGAAGCAGAAAGCATAAGCGCATTGCTTGACAAGATGCGTAAGTCAGATAACAATTAA
- a CDS encoding YceI family protein, with product MRRFFSTEKFPTATFVITKATVKSPGLYDVTGDLTIKGITKPVTLPVTVTATSTGAEATGKLVVDRSKYDIKYNSKSFFEGLGDKMIHDDFTIDFKLVAAK from the coding sequence ATCAGAAGATTTTTCTCTACTGAAAAATTCCCGACTGCTACTTTCGTAATTACAAAAGCAACTGTAAAAAGCCCGGGTTTATATGATGTAACCGGAGATCTTACGATCAAAGGAATTACAAAACCTGTAACGCTTCCTGTAACAGTAACTGCTACTTCAACAGGTGCCGAAGCAACTGGTAAATTGGTAGTTGACCGTTCTAAATATGATATCAAATACAATTCTAAATCATTTTTTGAAGGTCTTGGAGACAAAATGATCCACGACGATTTCACAATTGATTTCAAATTGGTTGCAGCAAAATAA
- a CDS encoding alpha-amylase family glycosyl hydrolase: MALFPNWIILQELGVEAIWLTPIHPSPSYHKYDLTDYFGIDPEFGTIEIFRELLLKAHEHDIAVYIDLIVNHTSNQHPWFLEASDSPDNKFRNFYWWMTAQEIEKLGIEKRQTSDDSQEVYPWHENADDPEKYYGLFFHAMPDLNYHSQELKAELQKVIRFWLNDIGVDGFRLDAARHIFPEWEKEWSLEFWKFFSELIQETRPGAYTIGEVWAETEEVAPYFKNLNATFHFDLSFALQRILVHEKDENLISKLIKSYELFAKYNPLFIDAIMLTNHDQDRIGSVVANNRNKIKLAATILLTLPGQPYLYYGEEIGMLGTKPDPYIREPFLWTDNKNDTGTTSWLHSEFSTKQNVIPLEIQKNEPESIFNHYKSLIALRKKEPALSQMLAPNLLEVHLNDENLLSYERPHAEKSVLIIHNLSSGVKIITLPQEKEHFNQVLFSSYFSPDQILPEFEMPACSSIILSQIFS, translated from the coding sequence ATGGCATTATTTCCAAACTGGATTATCTTGCAGGAATTAGGCGTTGAGGCGATCTGGCTTACGCCTATACATCCATCACCAAGTTATCATAAATATGACCTCACTGATTATTTCGGCATTGATCCGGAATTCGGAACGATAGAAATTTTCAGGGAATTACTCCTAAAAGCGCATGAGCATGATATTGCAGTATATATAGATCTTATCGTAAACCACACCAGTAATCAGCATCCCTGGTTTCTTGAAGCGAGTGACAGCCCGGACAACAAATTCAGGAATTTCTATTGGTGGATGACTGCCCAGGAAATTGAAAAACTTGGTATCGAAAAACGCCAGACCTCGGATGATTCCCAGGAAGTGTATCCTTGGCATGAAAATGCCGACGATCCTGAAAAATATTATGGCTTGTTTTTTCATGCAATGCCCGATCTCAACTATCATTCACAGGAATTAAAAGCTGAACTCCAGAAAGTGATCCGTTTCTGGCTTAATGACATAGGAGTAGATGGCTTCCGGCTGGATGCCGCCAGGCATATTTTCCCGGAATGGGAAAAAGAATGGAGCCTTGAATTCTGGAAGTTTTTTAGCGAATTAATACAGGAAACCCGTCCTGGTGCTTATACTATAGGCGAAGTCTGGGCAGAAACAGAGGAAGTTGCCCCTTATTTCAAAAACCTGAATGCTACTTTTCACTTTGACCTGAGTTTTGCGCTGCAACGGATCCTGGTTCATGAAAAAGATGAGAATCTGATCTCAAAGCTGATTAAAAGCTACGAGCTATTTGCCAAATATAATCCGCTGTTTATTGATGCCATTATGCTCACTAACCACGACCAGGACAGGATTGGAAGTGTAGTAGCAAATAACAGGAATAAAATAAAACTGGCAGCAACAATATTATTGACTTTGCCGGGACAGCCTTATCTATATTATGGTGAAGAAATTGGTATGCTCGGAACCAAGCCCGATCCATATATACGGGAACCGTTTTTGTGGACCGACAATAAAAATGACACAGGAACAACGAGCTGGCTTCATTCCGAATTTTCGACCAAACAAAACGTAATACCACTTGAAATTCAAAAAAACGAACCTGAATCCATTTTTAATCATTATAAATCGCTGATTGCTCTCCGAAAAAAAGAGCCTGCATTGAGCCAGATGCTTGCTCCTAATTTATTGGAAGTACATTTAAATGATGAAAATTTGTTGAGCTACGAAAGGCCTCATGCTGAAAAATCAGTACTTATAATTCATAATTTAAGCAGCGGGGTGAAAATCATTACACTTCCGCAGGAAAAAGAACATTTTAATCAAGTTTTATTTTCCAGCTATTTTAGTCCCGATCAGATACTACCCGAATTTGAAATGCCTGCTTGTTCAAGCATTATTCTTTCACAAATATTTTCTTGA
- a CDS encoding acetyl-CoA C-acyltransferase: protein MKEEVYILSAARTPIGSFGGVLSSVHACRLGAAAIQGAIEKSGINPDAVQEVFMGNVMSANLGQAPARQAAVYAGLPQNVICTTVNKVCASGMKAVVFGAQSIQLGDAEVVIAGGMENMSQIPFYLPKARYGYGYGNGEIIDGLQKDGLTDVYDQIGMGVCGDRTAGKYNITREDQDAFAIQSYQRSAQSTEKGFFKNEIIEVEIPSLKGGEPTCISEDEEYKRVKFDKIPALKPAFSKDGTITAANASTINDGAAALILSGSKTLKEAGVKPLARIVAYADAEQEPAWFTTTPILATKKVLKKAGLSISDIDYFEVNEAFAVVALAYIKELQIDAEKVNVFGGAVSLGHPLGASGARIITTLLSVLSQNNGRYGLAAICNGGGGASAIIIERL, encoded by the coding sequence ATGAAGGAGGAAGTATATATTTTGTCTGCTGCACGAACCCCGATAGGTAGTTTTGGTGGCGTATTATCATCCGTTCATGCATGCAGGTTAGGAGCTGCTGCCATTCAGGGAGCCATTGAGAAATCAGGAATAAACCCGGATGCTGTTCAGGAAGTGTTTATGGGCAATGTAATGTCTGCAAATCTGGGACAGGCTCCTGCCCGTCAGGCTGCGGTTTATGCAGGTTTGCCACAAAATGTAATCTGTACAACAGTCAATAAAGTTTGTGCCTCGGGCATGAAAGCGGTTGTATTTGGAGCACAGTCCATACAGCTTGGCGATGCGGAAGTAGTAATTGCCGGCGGGATGGAAAATATGTCACAAATACCATTTTACCTGCCAAAAGCCAGATATGGATACGGTTATGGAAATGGGGAAATCATTGATGGATTACAAAAAGACGGCCTTACAGATGTCTACGACCAAATTGGCATGGGTGTTTGCGGTGACAGAACAGCCGGGAAATACAATATAACCCGTGAGGATCAGGACGCTTTTGCCATACAATCTTACCAGCGAAGTGCACAATCAACTGAAAAAGGATTTTTTAAAAACGAAATAATTGAAGTTGAAATTCCATCACTTAAAGGCGGAGAACCAACATGTATCAGTGAAGACGAAGAATACAAAAGAGTTAAGTTTGACAAGATACCTGCCTTAAAACCTGCTTTTTCAAAAGACGGAACCATTACTGCCGCTAATGCTTCTACAATTAATGATGGCGCGGCGGCATTAATATTATCTGGTTCTAAAACCTTAAAAGAAGCTGGTGTAAAACCTCTTGCACGCATTGTTGCTTATGCTGATGCCGAACAGGAACCGGCCTGGTTTACAACAACGCCCATTCTGGCCACAAAAAAAGTGCTTAAAAAAGCAGGTTTATCTATTTCAGATATTGATTATTTTGAAGTGAACGAAGCCTTCGCAGTGGTCGCATTAGCGTACATTAAAGAATTGCAGATTGATGCTGAAAAGGTAAATGTATTTGGTGGTGCGGTATCGCTTGGGCATCCGCTTGGTGCCTCGGGAGCGCGCATTATCACTACTTTACTCTCGGTGTTATCACAAAATAACGGACGATACGGATTGGCCGCTATCTGCAATGGCGGCGGCGGGGCATCAGCAATAATTATTGAGAGATTATAA